The nucleotide sequence AATTGAATGCGGGTATGGCCGATAAAGATATTATCGCCTTAGCCCGGAAAAACAATCAGATAATTATTACGGAAGATAAGGACTTCGGAGAATGGATTTTCGCTCATCAGCTGACTGCAACGACTATTATATTCCTTCGTTATGATAAAGAGGATTATGATGCGATCCTGGCTTTTCTCCTGACAACCCTGAAATCTCTTGAAATTGAAAAGTCAAACGAGTTTATTACAATTAATAAAAACAAAGTAAGACGTCGGAAGATGTAGGTTATTTAACGTGATCTTCGCCCTATGAATCCAAAGAAAACAGGCAGGATAGGGCGAAGATCACGAAAGCGAAATCAAATCAGGGAGCCTGATACAGGGCAGGTACCCTACCTCAACTTCAATCAAACATTCAGCTTCTTCATATTGGCGTAGCTAATCGCAATCGCTTCCAGCGGGGGCTGCTTGGTGACATCCTGCTCCACGAAGAGGTGCTTCAGGCCGGCGGTTTTGCCCGCATC is from Salmonirosea aquatica and encodes:
- a CDS encoding DUF5615 family PIN-like protein → MILADEGLNGNLVKALRGDSYEVIWIKELNAGMADKDIIALARKNNQIIITEDKDFGEWIFAHQLTATTIIFLRYDKEDYDAILAFLLTTLKSLEIEKSNEFITINKNKVRRRKM